One window of the Chitinophaga niabensis genome contains the following:
- a CDS encoding prephenate dehydratase, translating to MHIAIQGFEGSFHQVAARNYFGKQISIEACSSFSELVRKVKQGNVVDAGLMAIENSIAGSILPNYSLLKNSGLHIVGEVYLQINQHLMVLPGQTIDDVKEVHSHPMALLQCTDFLEKYPHIKLVETEDTALSAKHVRQKKLKATAAIAGKLAAEIFELDIIAPNIHTAKNNYTRFLAISKDGVEAPADANKSSVYFQTSHERGSLAKVLARVAAEGINLSKIQSFPIPAKEWNYYFHADMEFDSLEHFNQALKEITPLTEHLKVLGIYKKGNTHA from the coding sequence ATGCACATAGCTATTCAGGGTTTTGAAGGAAGTTTTCACCAGGTTGCCGCAAGGAATTATTTCGGTAAACAGATATCTATTGAAGCTTGCAGCTCCTTTTCCGAACTGGTACGGAAAGTGAAGCAGGGAAACGTGGTGGACGCAGGGCTGATGGCCATTGAAAATTCCATCGCCGGCAGCATCCTTCCCAATTACAGCCTGCTGAAGAACTCAGGCCTCCATATAGTAGGAGAGGTATACCTGCAGATCAACCAGCACCTGATGGTTTTGCCCGGCCAAACGATCGATGACGTGAAAGAAGTACATTCGCATCCGATGGCTTTGCTGCAATGCACGGACTTCCTGGAAAAATACCCCCATATTAAACTGGTGGAAACAGAAGATACCGCGCTGAGTGCAAAACATGTTCGCCAGAAGAAACTGAAAGCTACCGCAGCTATTGCAGGTAAACTGGCCGCCGAGATCTTTGAGCTGGATATCATTGCACCAAATATCCATACGGCTAAGAATAACTATACCCGCTTCCTGGCAATTTCAAAAGATGGGGTAGAAGCACCTGCGGATGCAAACAAATCTTCCGTATATTTCCAAACTTCTCACGAGCGGGGAAGTCTTGCCAAGGTGCTGGCCAGGGTAGCGGCTGAAGGGATCAACCTGAGCAAGATCCAGAGTTTTCCCATACCGGCTAAAGAGTGGAATTATTATTTTCATGCGGACATGGAATTTGATTCACTGGAACACTTTAACCAGGCGCTCAAAGAGATCACACCGCTCACAGAACACCTCAAGGTGTTGGGCATTTACAAAAAAGGTAACACGCACGCCTAG
- a CDS encoding pyridoxal phosphate-dependent aminotransferase yields MQPSVAKRLQHTEEYYFSRKLREIDEMNKAGANVINLGIGSPDLPPHPSVVAALNEHAAKPNTHAYQGYKGIPALRQAMANWYGRFYNVPLNPDTEVLPLIGSKEGIMHICMTFLQDGDEALIPDPGYPTYRSAVQLSGATPVTYALEDKNNWQPDLAALEARDLSKVKLMWVNYPHMPTGAEAKEGTFTALVAFAKKHNILLCHDNPYSFILNDKPASLMATPGAMEVALELNSLSKSGNMAGWRIGMLVGKAEILNEVLRFKSNMDSGMFQPVQMAAVAALELGPEWYAELNTIYSGRRKKVFELLNLLGASFDPAQVGMFVWAKIAAGYKDGFAVSDEVLQKAHVFITPGGIFGANGNGYIRVSLCRDEQVFAEAIERVKQTIREPQTAKI; encoded by the coding sequence ATGCAACCATCCGTAGCTAAAAGATTGCAACACACCGAGGAATACTACTTTTCACGGAAGCTCCGCGAGATCGATGAGATGAATAAAGCGGGAGCCAACGTGATCAACCTTGGTATCGGAAGTCCGGACCTTCCGCCGCATCCCTCTGTGGTAGCCGCTCTGAATGAGCATGCCGCTAAACCTAACACGCATGCTTACCAGGGATATAAAGGTATCCCGGCACTAAGGCAGGCCATGGCTAACTGGTACGGCAGGTTCTACAACGTTCCCCTCAACCCGGACACAGAAGTGTTACCACTGATCGGGTCTAAAGAAGGCATCATGCATATCTGTATGACCTTTCTGCAGGACGGGGATGAAGCCCTGATCCCTGATCCGGGTTATCCCACCTACCGTTCCGCAGTTCAGCTGAGTGGCGCAACACCGGTTACCTATGCTTTGGAAGATAAGAACAACTGGCAGCCGGACCTCGCAGCACTGGAAGCACGCGACCTTAGCAAAGTGAAACTGATGTGGGTGAACTACCCGCACATGCCCACCGGCGCAGAAGCTAAGGAAGGTACTTTTACTGCCCTGGTAGCTTTTGCAAAAAAACATAACATCCTGCTTTGCCACGATAACCCATACAGCTTCATCCTGAACGATAAACCCGCCAGCCTCATGGCTACACCGGGTGCCATGGAGGTAGCACTGGAACTGAATTCCCTCAGCAAAAGCGGCAATATGGCCGGCTGGCGTATAGGCATGCTGGTGGGAAAAGCGGAGATCCTGAATGAAGTATTGCGCTTCAAAAGCAATATGGACTCCGGTATGTTCCAGCCTGTACAGATGGCTGCCGTAGCCGCACTGGAATTGGGTCCTGAATGGTATGCTGAATTAAATACGATCTACAGCGGCCGCCGTAAGAAAGTATTTGAACTGCTGAACCTCCTGGGTGCCAGCTTTGATCCTGCACAGGTAGGAATGTTCGTATGGGCTAAGATCGCTGCCGGTTACAAAGATGGTTTTGCCGTAAGTGATGAAGTATTGCAGAAAGCACATGTATTCATTACCCCCGGCGGTATCTTCGGTGCTAACGGCAATGGATATATAAGAGTAAGCCTTTGCAGGGATGAGCAGGTATTTGCCGAAGCCATTGAACGTGTAAAACAAACTATACGGGAACCCCAAACTGCTAAAATATGA